CCACAACAGGTTACCTTGTTAAATAAAACTGTCTCTAAAGGACTAGTAATTGCAGCCCTGTTCtaaagataaattttttttttaaagaatagatCGAGAATAGATATTTAAGAATAATCAGTTTCACTGATAGACAGTTTCACCAAAAACTGAATCTTTGGCTGCGTTTGAAACTTATGAGTTACCAAACACTAGAGCAGACTTTCAGAttcatatatggaaaaaaaaaacaaaaaacaaaactgtgaaCTTTTCTAACATAACCTCACAGCTAATACTGTCGAGTATAGTAAAAATAGACCATCCCAAACAATGCTAGAATATTTAACAACTTCTCCATATTAAACAGAGAAGTTCAGTTATAATAAGTCTATTCATCAATTTGGGGTAAATTCATAGTCACTAGCAGTGTACTTATCTGTTCaaaccagagaaagaaaagatccTAAGAGATTCATCTTAGGCCTAAAGACATACAAGTTAACAAACAGAAATCTATCGTTggggaaatgaaagcaaaaaggggcagaaagcatTTTAGAAACAACCTTGTAAGAGTTAAGTTTCTCTTCTTCTCCTCCCCCTACAGATAAGCCATATCTAGAAGCTTCCCCCTACTGACCTGCTTCTTCTGACCAATTCTATGGGCCCGGGCTTGTGCCTGCAAGTCATTCTGGGGATTCCAGTCAGAGTCAAAGATGACAACTGTGTCCGCTGAAGCCAAATTGATTCCCAGGCCACCAGCCCGTGTCGAGAGCAGGAAACAGAAGTCCTGTACACAATGCAATATACTACTTTATGCAGTGGCCTTCTCAGAAACAGTTTCACAGTCCAATAAGCCCTTATACCTGGAAACCCCTGCAGGTGTGAAGAAAAGTGAGATATGATGGACAAACTTTATGAAGGCTAAAAGAATGCCAGGGACTTGATGACAGTGGATTTTTATTTGATTAAGAGGAAAGAGTGCTGTGAACTAAGGAGTAGAGTAGAATCTGGTAAAGCACCaggagtgaaaaaaaatcaatctccTGGCTAAAACTATTATGCAAGAAGTTAACAAGAAACAGACAAACTTAATTATAAGGGGATCATTCCACAAGTTACCTGGACATTTATTTTCAGGGTAAAGGGGGATTATACCATGTAAGGTAGTCAGTATAAACAAGGATACTTTTCTATGTAAATGTTGATCCATTTGTTACAACGAAACACTGCAGTAAACAGATTATATGCtgaaatggccaagaagcacaggTTCCTCACTCAACACAGAACATGCAAAAAGAAAGCCAGAGCAGGTTTGGCTGAAAAACCTCATGTTAAGAGATCCAGTTCCCACAGCAATGTGAACAGAGACTGGGCAGGCACAGTGCATGCCTATGTCTGAACGCCAGGAAAGAATAGGGGCAAGAAGAAGAGAATGAACtacatgagggaaaaaaaaaaaagccaacaggATTTCTATTTTCAGAGAATTTGATAATGTATGTCATAGGCCTGACACCTTCCTGGCACAGAAGTGGCACGTAAAAACTGGTAATTTTGAATTAATCTTGATAAAAAGGTGTATTTAATATCCAGACATAGATTAAATGAAAAGGTCTCCACACTCCAATAGTCACattcaaaagcattatgctacagaaataaaaatggagataGTGCTTTCACAAGGACTTTAAACAATTCCTAATAAACAACTGATTAACAAGTGTGTCTAGATGCCTATTATGTGATCTTTTAGGTAAGAATCCAAGCAAAAACACACTCTGAAATGGACCCTGGAGAAGTCTGCAGGTAAACAGGGGCACTTTAAGATGAGAAACCTAAAGCTGAATGGTTATATAAGCAATTTTTCACACCACTCTTTATCAAACATTATGTTtgataaagatgttatttttgtccATTATCAAACTGACAGAGGTTAAAAACTCAATACTCCTAAGGGTGAGTCAGATAAAATGTGAACATCTGTCCATAAATAGTATGAATATAAATTGTTTGGGAGTCTCTTTCCGTGCCTAGCGCAACCATGGCTCGTGGTCCAAAGAAGCATTTGAAGCGTGTAGCAGCTCCAAAGCATTGGATGCTGGACAAACTGACTGGTGTGTTTGCTCCTCGTCCATCCACTGGTCCCCATAAGCTGAGAGAATGTCTCCCTCTCATCATCTTCTTAAGGAACAGACTTAAGTATGCCCTGACAGGAGATGAAGTAAAGAAAATCTGTATGCAGCGGTTCATAAAGATTGATGGCAAGGTCCGAACTGATATAACTTATCCTGCTGGTTTTATGGATGTCATCAGCATTGACAAGACTGGAGAGAATTTCCGTCTGGTTTATGATACCAAGGGTCGCTTTGCTGTTCATCGTATTACACCTGAGGAGGCCAAGTACAAGTTGTGCAAAGTGAGGAAGATCTTTGTAGGCACAAAAGGAATCCCTCATCTGGTGACCCATGATGCCCGTACCATCCGCTACCCTGATCCCCTCATCAAGGTGAATGACAccattcaaattcatttggaGACGGGCAAGATTACCGATTTCATAAAGTTCGATACTGGTAATCTGTGTATGGTGACTGGAGGTGCTAATCTGGGAAGAATTGGTGTGATCACCAACAGAGAGAGGCATCCTGGCTCTTTTGATGTGGTTCATGTGAAAGATGCCAATGGCAACAGCTTTGCCACCCGGCTTTCCAACATTTTTGTTattggcaaaggcaacaagccaTGGATTTCTCTTCCCCGAGGAAAAGGTATCCGCCTCACAATTGCTGAAGAGAGAGACAAGAGACTGGCTGCCAAACAGAGCAGTGGGTGAAATGATCTTTAGGTGAAATGGATGGAGAACTCTTCGTGGTTAATAATAAAGCATGATTAATTGCCTTCTGggtgattattaaaaaaaaaaaaaaaaaaaaattgtttgggaAAAGTATATCAGCAAAACGTATCAAAACTATTCTTTATATGTTCATAGCTTCTTAAACTAAACATCtaacaataaaatgtttaaataatggTATAGTGAcgagaaaatattataaattaaaattttgaaaaatttgtaaTGACATGGGAAAAATGCTCAGAGTATAATTTTGAATGAAAGGAAACCACAAAACTATATGCAGCATGATCTCAACcataagtatataaataaattaatagttCCATCCAGTACAAATGGAAACACACCCACAAAACAACAGCAAGTTGTCTTTAGGgggtttatatataatttttcttcttcatacttTTCACAACTTTCCAAACTTTCTAAataagcatataatatttttcttcaaagataaa
The Choloepus didactylus isolate mChoDid1 chromosome 4, mChoDid1.pri, whole genome shotgun sequence DNA segment above includes these coding regions:
- the LOC119531583 gene encoding 40S ribosomal protein S4, X isoform-like, which gives rise to MARGPKKHLKRVAAPKHWMLDKLTGVFAPRPSTGPHKLRECLPLIIFLRNRLKYALTGDEVKKICMQRFIKIDGKVRTDITYPAGFMDVISIDKTGENFRLVYDTKGRFAVHRITPEEAKYKLCKVRKIFVGTKGIPHLVTHDARTIRYPDPLIKVNDTIQIHLETGKITDFIKFDTGNLCMVTGGANLGRIGVITNRERHPGSFDVVHVKDANGNSFATRLSNIFVIGKGNKPWISLPRGKGIRLTIAEERDKRLAAKQSSG